One segment of Corynebacterium atrinae DNA contains the following:
- a CDS encoding PTS sugar transporter subunit IIA, whose product MFGHKKTQLIAPVSGQIIPLSEVPDPTFAQGTVGYGFGVKTAGESVVSPVEGEIIMMFRTAHAFTVRTDSGVEVLVHVGIDTGKLDGEGFEAIAVRGDKVEAGAPVVRLNNLADLEAKVPSMITVVVVTNAKKVEPGELHLDASFGDPVLQLK is encoded by the coding sequence TTGTTCGGACACAAGAAAACCCAGCTCATCGCGCCTGTAAGCGGTCAGATCATCCCGTTGTCCGAGGTCCCGGACCCGACCTTCGCGCAGGGCACCGTGGGCTACGGATTCGGTGTGAAGACCGCCGGAGAGTCCGTCGTCTCTCCGGTCGAGGGCGAGATCATCATGATGTTCCGCACAGCTCATGCCTTCACCGTGCGCACAGATTCCGGGGTGGAGGTCCTGGTCCACGTCGGGATCGACACCGGAAAGCTTGACGGCGAGGGTTTTGAAGCAATTGCCGTGCGCGGCGACAAGGTCGAGGCAGGCGCCCCCGTGGTGCGATTGAACAACCTCGCCGACCTGGAGGCCAAAGTACCCTCGATGATCACCGTCGTCGTGGTCACGAACGCAAAAAAGGTGGAGCCCGGCGAACTCCACCTTGATGCTTCCTTCGGCGACCCAGTCCTTCAACTGAAGTAG